The stretch of DNA ACGCCTCCTGCCGGGCGAGGCTGAGGGTGAGGTCGTTGAAGGTGGCGGTGAGGTCGCGCAGTTCGTCCTGGCGGGGGGGAATGGGCAGTTGCACGCTGCGGTCCCCCGCCCGCAGCCGTTCGGCCCCGTCGGCGAGGCGCGCGAGGGGGCGGGTGAGCTGCCGGGTGACGAGCCCTGCGACGAAGATGGCGAGGAGCGCACTCAGGAAGGCGGCCTGCACGGCGCTGCGGATGATTGAGCGCCCCGCCCCGCTCGCCACCTGCTGCCAGGTCGCCGCGTCCCAGGCGGTGTCCGCCCCCACCCCGGGGCCAAACTGCGCGAGGACGCGAAAGGTCGCCCCCACTGTCAGGACAGTCGTGAGCACCACCGCCAGGATGGCCACCAACGCGAACATCCGGGTCAGACGGGCGCGCAGGCCGCGGCGGCGATGATGAGCCCGCCGGGCCGCCCGCCCCTGGCGCCACCGTTCCCGCATCAGGAAACCTTCAGGCGGTAGCCCACACCGCGCACCGTGTCGAGCAGCGCGTCGTGCAGGCCGAACTTGCGCCGCAGGTTCTTGACGTGGGCGTCCACCGTGCGCTCGTCCGTGCCGCGCTCCAGGCTGCCCAGCGCGGCGAGCAGTTCGGCCCGCGTCCGCACCACTCCCGGCTCGCGGGCCAGCAGGGCGAGGAGGCGAACCTCGGCCACGGTGAGGTCCAGCGGCTCGCCCGCCAGATATGCCTCGTAGCTCGCCGTGTCCACCGTGAGCGGTCCCGCGTGCCGCACGGTGGGCAGGCCGACTCCCCCGCCCGCCCGGCGCAGCACCGCCTTCACGCGCGCCACCACCTCGCGGGGGCTGTAGGGCTTGACCACGTAGTCGTCGGCGCCGATGCCCAGGCCCACCAGCCGGTCCACCTCCTCGTCCCGGGCGGTGAGCATGATGATGGGGAGGTCGGATTCGGCCCGGACGCGGCGGGCAATCTCCAGACCGTCCAGCCCGGGCAGCATCAGGTCGAGCAGCATCAGCGCGGGGCGGGCGGCGCGCCACAGCTCCAGGGCACGGGGTCCGGTGGCTGCCCGCTCGGTGTGAAAGCCCTCGCGGCGGAGGTAACCCTCCAGAATCTCGGCGAGCCGCGCCTCGTCCTCGACGATCAGGATGGTGGTCATGGGCTGCTGCCATTCTCGCCGGTTCGGGGCCGCCTGCCACCCGGATGGGGAAGGCAGGCAGCCCGGAAAGAGCCTCAGAGCTTGAGCGTCCCCTCGTCGCCCCCGGCCGGAGGACGCGGCGCTCCGCCCTCCTCGCCGCTCAGGGTGCGCCGCAGGGTCTCGTACTCGTCGGCGTTGATCTCGCCTTTCGCGTACCGCTCTCGGGCGATGTCGAGCGCGTGGTCATTCAGGAAGCGCGCCCGCCCACGCCGGAAGGTGTCGCGCACATCGTCGCCCAGGTTGCCGCCCGCCGGACCTCCTGGGCCGCCTGCTCCGGTCCACCGACGCCAGGCGCCGCGCCGACGCAGGAACACCACGGCCCCGATGATCAGCAGGACGAGGAAGAAGCCGGGGAAGCCCCCCTCGTGGCGGTAGCCGGGACCGTAGCCGTACGGCGCCGCGTACGTCACGCCCGGCGTGGGCACGTATTGCTGCGGCACCATCTGAACTGCACCCGGGGTCGCGTTATTGATGATCACATCCATACCAATGCAGAGCTCCTTTCGGGGCGGGGAACAGGATTTCCCCTGCCTGCGCGCAAAGTAAGCCGGGGGCCGTGAAGGGCGCGGGGAGGCTCTGTGAATCGGGTGTGAACGGCACGGGGTCTCTTAAAACCGCTTAATGTTGAATAAATTGGTGGGGAGGCGTACCCTTGGCCCATGACGAGTCCTGCCCCGGTTCGGATGACCATCGTGTACTACTCGACCTACGGCACGAACCACCAGATGGCCGAGGTCGCCGCTGAAGCCGCGCGGGAGGCCGGGGCGGAGGTCCGGCTGGTGAAGGCCCGCGAGACGGCGCCCCAGGAGGTCGTCAACAGCCAGGACGCCTGGAAAGCCCAGCAGGAGCGCACCGCGCACGTCCCAGAGGCCACCCTGTCCGATCTGGAGAACGTGGACGCCATCATGTTCAGCAGCCCCACCCGCTTCGGCGGAGCGGCCAGCCAGATTCGCGCCTATA from Deinococcus apachensis DSM 19763 encodes:
- a CDS encoding response regulator encodes the protein MTTILIVEDEARLAEILEGYLRREGFHTERAATGPRALELWRAARPALMLLDLMLPGLDGLEIARRVRAESDLPIIMLTARDEEVDRLVGLGIGADDYVVKPYSPREVVARVKAVLRRAGGGVGLPTVRHAGPLTVDTASYEAYLAGEPLDLTVAEVRLLALLAREPGVVRTRAELLAALGSLERGTDERTVDAHVKNLRRKFGLHDALLDTVRGVGYRLKVS
- a CDS encoding SHOCT domain-containing protein — encoded protein: MDVIINNATPGAVQMVPQQYVPTPGVTYAAPYGYGPGYRHEGGFPGFFLVLLIIGAVVFLRRRGAWRRWTGAGGPGGPAGGNLGDDVRDTFRRGRARFLNDHALDIARERYAKGEINADEYETLRRTLSGEEGGAPRPPAGGDEGTLKL